CCGAAAGTGCCGCGCAACGGGTAAATCCGGATATCAATATAAACACTATTAATCAAAGACTTACCGCGCAGCATTTCTCAGATGATGCTGCAGCATTTTTTGAGCAGTTTGATGTCATTCTCGACGGTTCAGACAATTACCAAACCCGGCTTCTGGTATCCGACTATTCCATAGCGCACCGGGTTCCGCTGGTATCCGCCGCCATTGGTCAGTTCCAGGGGCAGCTTGGCCTGTTCCGCGGCTGGGAAAAAGACAAGCCATGCTATCGCTGTTTTGTCGGCGATGCACTCGACCCCGATGATTGCGATAATTGTTCGGAAGTTGGCGTCCTGGGTGCGATGGTGGGTCTGATGGGCAGCTTTGCCGCCATGGAAGCGATCCGGGTGCTTACCGGCTTTGGCGATGATCCGGCCGGCAAACTGCAACTGTTCGACGGCCTGAAACCTTCGATGCGCAGCATAAACCTGCCCAAAGATCCGGAGTGCAAAAGCTGCGGAGCGTTGCGCAAAGGCTGACCGACGGCCGGCCAATTGCCTTTCTCCCGATATTGCGCAATGATTGCGCGAAACAGGGGAGAATAATCATGACGATACCGGTAACCGGACTGGCGGCGGCCATTTGCGCGCTCATGCTGATCTACACCGCCTATGCCACCGTGAAGATACGCTTTGCCAATAAGATCGGCTTTGGCGATGGTGACAATCCCGACCTGCTGACGGCGCGGCGTATCCATGCCAATCTGG
This DNA window, taken from Parasphingorhabdus litoris DSM 22379, encodes the following:
- a CDS encoding HesA/MoeB/ThiF family protein gives rise to the protein MSDLTDQQLDRYARHIVLRDIGGIGQKKILGGHVLIVGAGGIGCPAIQYLAAAGIGSLTIIDDDIVSLSNLQRQVLFFTEDIGLPKVEVAESAAQRVNPDININTINQRLTAQHFSDDAAAFFEQFDVILDGSDNYQTRLLVSDYSIAHRVPLVSAAIGQFQGQLGLFRGWEKDKPCYRCFVGDALDPDDCDNCSEVGVLGAMVGLMGSFAAMEAIRVLTGFGDDPAGKLQLFDGLKPSMRSINLPKDPECKSCGALRKG